The Candidatus Polarisedimenticolia bacterium genome has a segment encoding these proteins:
- a CDS encoding radical SAM protein gives MNILLLSMPDSFEHMPPVGIRMPNGALTSLAGNVDPHHRVSVADLILVQDRVRRTICQLIGDLNPDIVGLSIMTFQRRTAKKIMELVRSLRPQARIVVGGYDPSLAPEAYAVTSAGGADFIVRGEGEITFRDLVRAIETGDGRESIAGLTYRSGDGFRRNPDRPVNRLRTGELRPPKRGARVLRGYTLLGWPVDVIETSRGCTFDCSFCSIIAMRGRNFHTFEFGRVLDDIHDARAHGARAVFIVDDNITLDVRRFEAFCRAIIEAKLNSIRYIVQAMTSSIANHGETLAPLMRQAGFRYVFLGIENILEDDLEFLRASSKNRERKNGHVVGNATLTAIDHLHRNKMYVVGGLIVGNPGDTRESIEANLEFARRHVDWPYIQHPTPYPGTPMTADFRDRGLIISERLEEYDGTTAVVRSEHLAAEEIEFQRWSAERWMKVHHLPAVLRQSPLFVLRHGHRMMSHTFRGSTLKTILGVEDERVAFERYRAIRRAERDYLDDGDPGEAPPRSLPARDLLN, from the coding sequence ATGAACATTCTTCTCCTGTCCATGCCAGACTCCTTCGAGCACATGCCACCGGTCGGGATTCGGATGCCGAACGGCGCGCTGACCTCCCTGGCAGGGAACGTCGATCCGCACCACAGGGTCTCGGTCGCGGATCTCATCCTGGTACAGGACCGAGTCCGCCGGACAATTTGCCAGCTCATCGGCGACCTGAATCCGGACATCGTGGGCCTCTCGATCATGACCTTTCAGCGCAGGACCGCGAAGAAGATCATGGAGCTCGTCCGGTCGCTGCGGCCCCAGGCCCGCATCGTGGTCGGAGGCTACGATCCGAGCCTGGCGCCGGAGGCCTATGCGGTTACGTCGGCGGGCGGCGCCGACTTCATCGTGCGCGGTGAAGGGGAGATCACCTTTCGGGATCTGGTGCGGGCGATCGAGACGGGAGACGGACGGGAGAGCATCGCGGGCCTAACCTACCGCAGCGGGGACGGCTTCCGCCGCAATCCCGACCGGCCCGTGAACCGCCTGCGCACCGGCGAGCTGCGCCCTCCGAAGCGGGGCGCACGCGTGCTGCGGGGTTACACGCTGCTCGGGTGGCCGGTCGACGTGATCGAGACCTCGCGCGGGTGCACGTTCGACTGCAGTTTCTGCTCGATCATCGCGATGCGAGGCCGGAACTTCCACACCTTCGAATTCGGACGCGTGCTCGATGACATCCACGACGCCCGCGCACACGGGGCACGAGCCGTCTTCATCGTCGATGACAATATCACCCTGGATGTCCGGCGCTTCGAGGCCTTCTGCCGCGCCATCATCGAGGCGAAGCTGAACTCGATCCGCTACATCGTCCAGGCGATGACCTCGTCCATCGCGAACCATGGCGAGACGCTGGCGCCGCTGATGCGCCAGGCGGGCTTCCGCTACGTGTTTCTCGGCATCGAGAATATCCTGGAGGACGACCTCGAGTTCCTGCGCGCCTCGTCCAAGAACCGGGAGCGGAAGAATGGGCACGTCGTGGGCAACGCCACCCTCACCGCCATCGATCACCTGCACCGCAACAAGATGTACGTCGTCGGCGGCCTGATCGTCGGGAACCCCGGGGACACCCGTGAATCGATCGAGGCGAACCTGGAGTTCGCGCGTCGCCATGTCGACTGGCCCTACATCCAGCACCCGACACCGTACCCCGGCACCCCCATGACGGCGGACTTCCGCGACCGCGGACTGATCATCAGCGAGCGGCTCGAGGAGTACGACGGGACGACGGCGGTCGTGCGCAGCGAGCACCTGGCGGCCGAGGAGATCGAGTTCCAGCGCTGGAGCGCCGAGCGCTGGATGAAGGTCCACCACCTGCCCGCCGTGTTGCGGCAAAGCCCGCTCTTCGTCCTGCGCCACGGGCACAGGATGATGAGCCACACGTTCCGGGGCAGCACGCTCAAGACGATTCTGGGCGTCGAAGACGAACGGGTGGCATTCGAGCGCTACAGGGCGATCCGGCGAGCCGAGCGCGACTACCTCGATGATGGGGACCCCGGGGA
- a CDS encoding SRPBCC family protein, translated as MRTFDVQSVGIERGAEDVFAYLADAATLPRWTSAFKTVSGGRATLMTPGGSFDVGLEVRASRAQGTVDWVMTFPDGSVAKAYSRVIELQPDRSLYCFVLTSPPVPLELLEGALDQQSRTLRAELERLRMLLGRGSSAGEARR; from the coding sequence ATGCGAACCTTTGATGTTCAGAGCGTGGGAATCGAGCGCGGAGCGGAAGACGTGTTTGCGTACTTGGCCGATGCGGCGACGCTGCCGCGGTGGACGAGCGCATTCAAGACAGTCTCGGGCGGGCGTGCTACGCTCATGACGCCCGGCGGCTCGTTCGATGTCGGTCTCGAGGTGCGGGCGTCCCGCGCCCAGGGCACCGTGGACTGGGTCATGACTTTTCCCGATGGAAGCGTCGCGAAGGCGTACTCGCGGGTGATCGAGTTGCAGCCGGACCGCTCCCTCTACTGCTTTGTCCTGACATCTCCACCGGTTCCGCTCGAGCTCCTCGAAGGAGCGCTCGATCAGCAGTCGAGGACCTTGCGCGCCGAGCTGGAACGATTGCGGATGCTTCTCGGCCGAGGATCCTCCGCCGGAGAGGCGCGGAGGTGA
- a CDS encoding RNA polymerase sigma factor gives MTLSTQQEEAPLEDLVASARTGDRTSLEAIVSRIQDKIYGLSLRMLWHPEDARDATQEILMRVITGLAGFRGESSFLTWVYRVAANYLLTARRSRLEEQQMTFEMFARDLDAGLSEGPSTIETPVEEALLLEEVKVGCTLGMLSCLDRPHRLAYIVGEILELDGPDAARILEIDPPTYRKRLSRARQDIVAFMNARCGLVSPDRSCRCRLRVRRAIELGRVDPRNLRFVSNADRARRFAPVLAEIRRLTRTRRAAALYRSHPDPAAPESLARKIRLLLASHI, from the coding sequence GTGACCCTGTCGACACAGCAGGAAGAGGCTCCGCTCGAGGATCTCGTTGCTTCCGCCCGCACCGGAGACCGGACGAGCCTCGAAGCGATCGTTTCCCGGATCCAGGACAAGATCTACGGCCTTTCGCTGAGGATGCTCTGGCACCCGGAAGACGCCCGCGACGCCACGCAGGAGATCCTGATGCGCGTCATCACGGGACTGGCCGGCTTCCGAGGCGAGAGCTCCTTCCTGACCTGGGTCTATCGTGTGGCTGCGAACTACCTCCTTACAGCCCGGCGGAGCCGTCTCGAGGAGCAACAGATGACCTTCGAGATGTTCGCGCGCGATCTCGACGCAGGGCTCTCGGAAGGGCCATCCACCATCGAGACGCCGGTCGAGGAGGCCCTCCTGCTCGAAGAGGTGAAAGTCGGCTGCACGCTGGGTATGCTCTCGTGCCTCGACCGGCCACATCGTCTGGCATACATCGTGGGAGAGATCCTGGAGCTGGACGGCCCCGATGCGGCGCGGATCCTCGAGATCGACCCGCCCACGTACCGCAAGCGCCTGTCACGCGCCAGACAGGACATCGTCGCGTTCATGAACGCGAGGTGCGGTCTCGTCAGTCCAGATCGCTCCTGCCGGTGCCGGCTCCGGGTGCGTCGCGCCATCGAGCTGGGACGTGTCGACCCCCGGAATCTCCGCTTCGTGTCCAACGCCGACAGGGCGCGGCGCTTCGCTCCCGTGCTCGCCGAGATCCGGCGCCTCACACGGACCCGGCGCGCGGCCGCCCTGTACCGCTCGCATCCCGATCCTGCGGCGCCGGAGAGTCTCGCCCGGAAGATCCGGCTGCTCCTCGCCTCCCACATCTGA